Proteins encoded together in one Calditrichota bacterium window:
- a CDS encoding 50S ribosomal protein L25 codes for MSEHLSIAAEARTPNVPKGHQLRKTGRVPGVYYNAKRDVKYISFDKFELARLLRKEMAVLDLKVGGESLPCVIREVQRHPVFGDIIHVDLYGVDLSQSVRVRVPVHAVGTATGVKLQGGILDTVVYEVEIEGLPDAIPTHIDLDVSPLSVGDALRFEDIKLDGITVIGDPTSVILHVTGKKVEATEEGEVAEAGAAEPEVIREKKPAEE; via the coding sequence ATGTCAGAGCATCTTTCAATTGCCGCGGAAGCGCGGACTCCCAATGTCCCGAAAGGGCACCAACTCAGGAAGACCGGCCGCGTTCCGGGCGTATACTACAATGCCAAGCGGGACGTCAAGTACATTTCGTTTGACAAGTTCGAACTTGCCCGCTTGCTCCGCAAGGAAATGGCCGTCCTCGATTTGAAAGTCGGTGGCGAATCGCTGCCGTGCGTAATTCGTGAAGTACAACGTCATCCCGTATTTGGTGACATCATTCATGTGGACCTCTACGGCGTCGATTTGTCACAAAGCGTTCGCGTTCGCGTACCGGTGCATGCCGTGGGTACGGCCACCGGAGTTAAGCTCCAAGGCGGAATTCTCGATACAGTTGTGTACGAGGTTGAAATCGAAGGTCTTCCCGACGCGATTCCGACACACATTGACTTGGACGTTTCTCCTCTGAGTGTCGGCGATGCGCTTCGCTTTGAAGATATCAAGCTTGATGGCATCACGGTCATCGGCGATCCGACGTCCGTAATCTTGCACGTGACCGGAAAGAAGGTCGAAGCAACCGAAGAAGGCGAAGTTGCCGAAGCGGGCGCCGCCGAACCGGAAGTCATTCGCGAGAAGAAGCCTGCCGAAGAATAG
- a CDS encoding aminoacyl-tRNA hydrolase, producing the protein MRLIVGLGNPGSEYDDTPHNIGFAVVEELARRNSLVFRRGPVPESMAVQLSPRIDAVLLRPLSYMNLSGRPVSAAARWYKVSPKELIVVCDDVNLPFGRLRIRANGGPGGQKGLNSIIQSLGTDEIPRLRMGVGGGYPGADVGNYVLRKLRGKELDSYRELVELGADAVEHWLAEGLDAAMNRFNVSAE; encoded by the coding sequence GTGCGGCTGATAGTCGGTCTGGGAAACCCGGGCTCCGAATATGACGATACACCGCACAACATCGGCTTTGCCGTCGTTGAAGAACTTGCGCGCCGTAACTCGCTGGTCTTTCGAAGAGGGCCGGTGCCGGAAAGCATGGCGGTTCAGTTGTCACCGCGGATAGACGCGGTTCTGCTTAGACCTTTGTCATACATGAATCTCTCCGGCCGGCCGGTCAGTGCTGCAGCCAGATGGTACAAGGTATCGCCCAAAGAGCTGATTGTCGTTTGCGATGACGTCAATCTTCCTTTCGGGAGGCTGCGCATCCGAGCGAATGGCGGACCGGGTGGACAAAAGGGACTGAACTCGATCATACAGTCGCTCGGAACAGACGAAATACCCCGGCTTCGCATGGGAGTCGGAGGAGGATATCCGGGCGCGGACGTCGGAAATTACGTCCTGCGAAAATTGCGCGGTAAGGAGCTGGACTCCTATCGCGAACTGGTAGAACTTGGAGCCGATGCAGTTGAGCATTGGCTTGCAGAAGGGTTGGACGCGGCGATGAACCGCTTTAACGTGTCCGCCGAATAA
- a CDS encoding 50S ribosomal protein L9: MQIILRSDYENLGKVGDVVTVKPGYARNFLIPRGIAFAANKSNLARLDHERKILQMRDLKERRKAGDVYAQINGLKLIKSVQVGEEERMFGAVTSSDIAELIKERGYEIDRRKIQLEEPIKHLGEFNIPVKLHREVIATVTVDVVPNI, translated from the coding sequence ATGCAGATTATTCTACGTTCGGATTACGAAAATCTGGGAAAAGTGGGTGACGTAGTCACGGTCAAGCCGGGCTATGCGCGCAACTTCCTGATTCCGCGCGGCATTGCGTTTGCCGCGAATAAGTCGAATCTTGCGAGACTTGACCATGAACGCAAGATTCTTCAGATGCGCGACTTGAAAGAACGCCGCAAGGCCGGCGATGTGTACGCTCAGATCAACGGACTTAAGCTGATTAAGTCGGTGCAAGTCGGAGAAGAAGAGCGCATGTTTGGTGCTGTGACCTCTTCCGACATTGCGGAGCTCATCAAGGAACGAGGCTACGAGATCGACCGCCGCAAGATTCAGCTTGAGGAACCGATCAAACATCTTGGCGAATTCAATATTCCGGTTAAACTGCACCGCGAAGTGATCGCGACTGTGACCGTGGACGTTGTTCCCAACATTTGA
- a CDS encoding glycine--tRNA ligase — MAQSVMDKVVSLCKRRGFVFQSSEIYGGLASIWDYGPLGIALKNNIAHYWWREMTQLHDNIVGVDAAILMHPQVWKASGHVDGFVDPLVDCKNCKARFKAQDLIKQWQKKKKLASLMDGEIPEGAEGDLDQLAKIRWSEAACPTCGTTGNLTQPRQFNLMLKTFLGPVEESAAVVYLRPETAQGIYVNYQNVLNTGRVKLPFGIAQIGKAFRNEITPGNFIFRTREFEQMEMQFFVPPNEAGDWLVKWRDKRFEYYKKLGIRPEKLRLHQHTPQELAHYAADAYDIEYEFPFGWQELEGIHNRTNFDLKRHSEFSGKDLSYLDDETKERFIPFIVETSSGLNRTLLTCLVDGYYEDTQDGEARTVLRLSPSIAPYKAGVFSLVKKDGLAEIADQLASDLRRVGAVFVDHSGSIGRRYRRMDEIGTPWGVTVDYQTKEDQTVTMRDRDTLEQFRIKMAELPVWIAAKLAAS, encoded by the coding sequence ATGGCTCAAAGCGTTATGGACAAGGTCGTCAGCCTTTGCAAGAGGCGCGGCTTTGTTTTTCAATCTTCTGAAATATACGGCGGTCTCGCATCAATCTGGGACTACGGCCCGCTCGGTATTGCGCTGAAGAACAATATTGCACACTACTGGTGGCGGGAGATGACGCAACTCCATGACAATATCGTCGGAGTGGACGCGGCAATTCTCATGCACCCGCAAGTTTGGAAAGCGTCTGGCCACGTCGACGGATTCGTCGATCCGCTTGTAGATTGCAAGAACTGCAAGGCACGTTTCAAGGCGCAGGACTTGATCAAGCAATGGCAAAAAAAGAAGAAACTTGCTTCTTTGATGGACGGCGAGATCCCCGAAGGTGCGGAAGGCGACCTTGACCAGCTTGCGAAAATTCGTTGGAGTGAAGCCGCGTGCCCCACATGCGGGACAACCGGAAACCTGACTCAGCCTCGTCAATTCAATCTGATGCTCAAGACGTTTCTGGGGCCGGTTGAAGAGAGCGCTGCCGTCGTCTACCTCCGCCCGGAAACCGCTCAGGGAATTTACGTCAACTATCAAAACGTCCTGAATACGGGGCGCGTAAAGCTTCCGTTTGGAATCGCGCAAATCGGCAAGGCGTTTCGGAACGAGATTACTCCGGGAAATTTCATCTTCCGTACGCGCGAATTCGAGCAGATGGAGATGCAGTTCTTCGTGCCGCCGAATGAAGCCGGGGACTGGCTGGTCAAGTGGCGTGACAAGCGGTTCGAGTACTACAAGAAGCTCGGCATTCGTCCCGAGAAGCTGCGGCTCCATCAACACACGCCGCAAGAACTCGCACACTATGCCGCGGACGCTTACGATATCGAATATGAATTCCCGTTCGGTTGGCAAGAACTTGAAGGTATTCACAATCGAACGAATTTCGACCTCAAACGACACTCTGAGTTTTCGGGCAAAGACTTATCCTATTTGGACGATGAAACTAAAGAACGGTTCATTCCTTTCATAGTAGAAACGTCTTCTGGTCTGAATCGCACGCTGCTAACTTGCCTCGTGGACGGATACTATGAAGACACACAGGACGGGGAGGCCCGCACCGTGCTAAGGTTGTCTCCTTCCATTGCTCCGTATAAGGCAGGCGTCTTTTCACTGGTGAAAAAGGACGGCTTGGCAGAGATCGCCGATCAGCTTGCAAGTGATCTTCGCAGAGTCGGAGCCGTCTTCGTGGACCATTCCGGTTCTATCGGACGCCGCTACCGCAGAATGGACGAGATTGGCACACCGTGGGGAGTCACTGTCGATTACCAAACTAAAGAAGACCAGACGGTCACGATGCGGGACCGTGACACCCTTGAACAGTTCAGAATCAAGATGGCCGAGCTGCCCGTTTGGATCGCGGCGAAGCTCGCTGCATCTTGA
- a CDS encoding single-stranded DNA-binding protein, which translates to MADYKMPDINCVIIAGNLIKDPSFRKTTSDVPVANFTIASNRKFKDSSGRIKEDVCFIGIVAWYKLAESCKENLHRGSAVLVEGELQSRSFVGEDGNNRSWVEIKARRIQFLNRRDHLNEHDSHSHVDSIEDDENHHPADEDDHEHSQFTYRSYILNKP; encoded by the coding sequence ATGGCGGACTACAAAATGCCCGATATCAACTGTGTCATTATTGCTGGTAACCTAATTAAGGATCCCAGCTTTCGGAAGACGACTTCCGACGTGCCGGTCGCAAATTTTACGATCGCTTCGAATCGTAAATTCAAGGACTCCAGCGGACGAATCAAGGAAGACGTGTGCTTCATTGGAATCGTGGCTTGGTACAAACTTGCGGAGAGTTGCAAAGAAAACCTGCACAGGGGCAGCGCAGTGCTGGTTGAAGGGGAACTTCAGAGCCGCAGTTTCGTAGGGGAAGACGGCAATAACCGTAGTTGGGTAGAAATTAAGGCTCGCCGCATTCAATTCCTGAATCGTCGCGACCACTTAAATGAGCATGATTCCCACTCTCACGTGGATTCAATCGAGGACGATGAAAATCATCATCCGGCGGACGAGGACGATCACGAACATTCGCAGTTCACGTACCGCAGTTACATCTTGAACAAGCCATAA
- the rpsF gene encoding 30S ribosomal protein S6: MTTYELVLIFDPNVESEQVETDLRKISELITSHGGTFRRWERWGKRRLAYEIKHRQYGAYVLTVYDLPSAATHELDRMLHLMTTLLRQLVTVVEPDRVPEVDEESVQTLGIVKEVPQEEVAGEETEASADASEEAEEGDAEEVEETVAEEKTE; encoded by the coding sequence ATGACAACCTACGAACTTGTACTGATCTTTGATCCAAACGTTGAATCCGAGCAGGTCGAGACTGATCTGCGCAAGATTAGTGAATTGATTACGAGTCATGGCGGCACGTTCCGTCGCTGGGAGCGATGGGGCAAACGCCGGCTTGCTTACGAGATCAAGCACCGTCAATACGGAGCATATGTTTTGACCGTGTATGACTTGCCGTCAGCGGCGACTCACGAGTTGGACCGCATGCTTCACTTGATGACGACGTTGCTGCGTCAGCTTGTGACGGTCGTTGAGCCTGACCGCGTGCCTGAAGTGGATGAAGAGTCAGTGCAGACGCTCGGCATAGTCAAGGAAGTTCCTCAGGAAGAAGTAGCCGGTGAAGAAACCGAAGCGTCGGCAGATGCAAGCGAGGAAGCTGAAGAAGGTGACGCTGAGGAAGTAGAAGAGACCGTGGCTGAAGAAAAAACAGAGTAG
- the rsmA gene encoding ribosomal RNA small subunit methyltransferase A — translation MKTPPLPKKSLGQCFLTERQYAHEIVSALQIRPGDTIVEVGPGRGFLTELLLDTPAKIIAVEIDNRLQEFLTEKFAKCGNFSLVHSDFMEYDFSALRGISPLKVVGNLPYHLSSGIIYRMLEHNREARVDESLPWFSLGVLMMQREVAERMAANSGSRTYGKLSVFVQAEAKVDLFTIVPASAFRPTPQVDGGVVRMEFMREPVHYPTDYKLFERAVRFTFSQRRKMLKSTLSQLAGIHPFWQTIDFDFTRRPETLSPAEWCELCNELRLRISSREQ, via the coding sequence TTGAAAACTCCGCCTCTTCCTAAGAAGAGTCTCGGACAATGTTTTCTCACGGAGCGGCAATACGCTCATGAGATTGTTTCGGCCCTACAAATTCGCCCCGGCGACACGATAGTCGAAGTCGGTCCGGGGCGCGGCTTTCTCACCGAACTGCTCCTTGATACGCCCGCCAAGATCATCGCTGTCGAAATTGACAACCGGCTGCAGGAGTTTCTTACTGAGAAATTTGCCAAATGCGGAAACTTTTCTCTTGTGCATTCGGATTTCATGGAGTATGATTTTTCCGCGCTCCGTGGAATATCCCCGCTGAAGGTTGTTGGAAATCTTCCATATCATCTTTCCAGCGGCATCATTTATCGGATGCTCGAGCACAATCGGGAGGCACGTGTGGACGAGTCGCTGCCGTGGTTTTCGCTTGGCGTCTTGATGATGCAGCGCGAAGTTGCCGAGCGCATGGCGGCCAACTCAGGGTCACGTACCTACGGCAAATTGTCTGTCTTTGTTCAGGCCGAGGCAAAAGTTGATTTGTTCACGATTGTTCCAGCGTCAGCCTTCCGCCCCACTCCCCAAGTCGACGGCGGAGTTGTGCGAATGGAGTTCATGCGCGAGCCTGTGCACTACCCCACAGATTACAAATTGTTTGAACGCGCCGTACGCTTCACGTTTTCTCAGCGACGCAAAATGTTGAAGTCTACTCTTTCACAATTGGCCGGCATTCATCCGTTCTGGCAGACAATTGATTTTGATTTCACGCGCAGACCTGAGACTTTAAGTCCCGCCGAATGGTGTGAGCTGTGCAACGAGCTCCGATTGCGAATTAGTTCGCGGGAACAATGA
- a CDS encoding aspartate-semialdehyde dehydrogenase, with the protein MKPVRLAIVGATGMVGQTTLSILEEWKVPISELSLFASTSGRSMTFRGEEIPVHGMQDRIEADYAILALSSDLSRDLAPMLAANGVRVIDHSSAHRMNAAVPLVIPEINSHAMNSNVRLVANPNCSASIVLMALAPLEKEIGLKRVIVSTYQSVSGAGASACDELSAQIMDPSHAPQIFPCRVMGNVFPEIGPFESTNYTGEETKISQEIRKILERKDLHVSATAVRVPVNIGHAASVSVEMQRPFAVSEVAEALSSFSGLVFDARDYSTPLDIAGKQDVRVGRVRIDSQDKNWLHFWVVGDNLRKGAASNAVQILQHWTTL; encoded by the coding sequence ATGAAGCCTGTAAGATTAGCAATTGTCGGTGCAACAGGAATGGTCGGTCAGACGACACTTTCTATCTTGGAGGAGTGGAAAGTACCAATCAGCGAGTTGAGCTTGTTCGCGTCAACTTCGGGTCGCAGCATGACTTTTCGAGGGGAAGAGATACCTGTTCATGGGATGCAGGATCGCATCGAAGCGGACTACGCGATTCTCGCATTATCCTCAGACCTTTCCAGGGACCTTGCGCCGATGCTGGCCGCGAACGGCGTGCGTGTTATCGACCACTCCAGTGCCCATCGCATGAACGCCGCCGTTCCGTTGGTCATTCCTGAGATCAACTCGCACGCAATGAATTCAAACGTGCGCCTGGTGGCGAATCCGAACTGCTCTGCCTCTATTGTGTTAATGGCATTAGCGCCACTTGAAAAGGAAATCGGCCTGAAGCGAGTGATCGTGTCAACTTATCAAAGCGTAAGTGGAGCAGGTGCATCGGCTTGTGATGAACTAAGCGCACAAATCATGGATCCGTCACACGCACCGCAAATATTTCCATGTCGCGTAATGGGCAACGTATTTCCGGAAATCGGCCCATTTGAGTCAACGAACTACACGGGCGAAGAGACGAAGATCAGTCAGGAAATCAGGAAGATTCTTGAGCGCAAGGACCTGCACGTTTCCGCGACTGCAGTACGAGTCCCGGTCAATATTGGGCACGCCGCCTCGGTAAGTGTAGAAATGCAAAGGCCATTCGCCGTTAGTGAAGTGGCGGAGGCCTTGAGCAGTTTTTCAGGGCTGGTTTTCGATGCAAGAGACTATTCAACGCCGCTCGATATCGCTGGAAAACAGGATGTCCGCGTCGGACGTGTACGGATCGATTCGCAAGATAAGAACTGGCTGCATTTCTGGGTGGTTGGAGATAACTTGCGCAAAGGAGCGGCATCTAATGCGGTGCAAATTCTTCAGCATTGGACGACTCTTTAG
- the recO gene encoding DNA repair protein RecO, whose amino-acid sequence MSELVRDAAIVLRVTPYSETSLVLTVFAERHGKIGLMAKGARRKVKNGTVLVPEPGYEMEFVWAHKPARDLQIVREMSLLDAHFGIRSALEPLVMASSCVELVLRTQSDDDPHPEIFAAASKLLRACELPNTARWPVFWKFHVVLLSQLGFALNGKIEDIQSPVKLTGESTAVLRKLIQSDFDVAARLRVSPTAEREITRWLFHYLSSNLHVTVPSRAVEALRWARQTKS is encoded by the coding sequence ATGAGTGAACTTGTTAGGGACGCCGCGATTGTTTTGCGGGTGACGCCGTATAGTGAGACGTCACTGGTTCTCACGGTGTTTGCAGAACGGCACGGCAAAATCGGATTGATGGCCAAGGGCGCGCGCCGGAAAGTTAAGAATGGCACGGTGCTCGTTCCAGAACCGGGCTACGAGATGGAGTTTGTTTGGGCGCACAAGCCTGCCCGAGACTTGCAAATTGTGCGGGAAATGTCGCTCCTTGACGCGCATTTTGGAATTCGTTCGGCATTGGAGCCGCTGGTCATGGCGAGTTCTTGTGTTGAGCTTGTTTTGCGCACACAAAGCGACGATGATCCTCATCCCGAGATTTTTGCCGCTGCCTCAAAGTTACTTAGAGCTTGCGAACTTCCGAACACCGCACGCTGGCCGGTATTTTGGAAATTCCATGTCGTGCTGCTTTCGCAATTGGGCTTCGCTCTGAATGGCAAGATTGAGGATATTCAATCGCCTGTCAAGTTAACCGGCGAGTCAACGGCTGTGCTGCGTAAGCTGATTCAGTCTGATTTTGACGTCGCCGCGCGTCTGCGAGTCTCCCCCACGGCCGAGCGCGAAATCACGCGTTGGCTGTTCCACTATTTGTCAAGTAATCTTCACGTCACTGTCCCCTCCCGCGCCGTGGAAGCGTTGCGTTGGGCAAGACAAACCAAAAGCTAA
- the selD gene encoding selenide, water dikinase SelD, with product MDPAVLDLILAGIPNQKDDNVLVGFDYRDDATAYRLPSGEVIVQTLDFFTPVVDNPYEYGAIAAANSLSDVYAMNGRPLFALNICAFPKTLPPEIWREVLRGGAEKALEAGIVVAGGHTIDDTEPKYGLVVTGIVNPNDMWSNNGARAGDILLLTKPLGTGVITTALKNEILTEEDVAPAVQWMKMLNKDAAIALEGLGIRAATDITGNGFLGHAAEMSKASNVRFVFNADAFPVLDAAWPLAEHAKVPGGTKMNKLYLGSYVTFSNVSVALKWILYDAQTSGGLLISIPRERLSQAKMNLENNKVFFAEIGEVTEGSGIEVVGR from the coding sequence ATGGATCCGGCGGTGCTGGATCTGATTCTTGCAGGTATACCGAACCAAAAGGATGACAACGTACTCGTAGGTTTCGACTATCGCGACGATGCGACGGCATACAGGTTGCCGTCGGGCGAAGTGATTGTTCAAACGTTGGATTTTTTCACTCCCGTCGTGGATAATCCCTACGAATATGGTGCCATTGCGGCGGCAAATTCCCTTTCCGACGTCTATGCGATGAACGGCAGGCCGCTCTTTGCCCTTAATATTTGTGCGTTTCCAAAGACATTACCACCCGAAATTTGGCGTGAAGTGCTGCGCGGTGGAGCTGAGAAAGCTCTCGAAGCCGGCATCGTCGTGGCCGGAGGACACACGATTGATGACACGGAACCAAAGTATGGTTTGGTCGTAACGGGAATAGTGAATCCCAATGACATGTGGAGCAACAATGGCGCTCGCGCTGGCGATATTCTGCTGCTTACGAAGCCGCTCGGCACGGGAGTAATTACAACCGCACTCAAGAACGAAATTCTTACTGAAGAAGATGTCGCTCCTGCCGTCCAGTGGATGAAGATGCTCAACAAAGACGCCGCGATTGCCCTGGAAGGTCTCGGAATAAGGGCCGCGACGGATATTACTGGAAATGGATTTCTGGGACACGCGGCAGAAATGTCCAAAGCGTCGAATGTCCGGTTTGTGTTCAATGCCGACGCGTTTCCCGTATTGGATGCCGCGTGGCCGCTTGCCGAACATGCGAAAGTTCCCGGCGGCACGAAGATGAACAAGCTCTATCTGGGAAGTTACGTGACATTTTCCAACGTATCCGTCGCTCTCAAGTGGATTTTGTACGATGCGCAAACGTCCGGAGGACTGTTAATCTCGATTCCTCGCGAACGCTTGTCACAAGCGAAAATGAATCTTGAAAACAACAAGGTCTTTTTTGCTGAAATAGGTGAAGTGACGGAAGGCTCTGGCATAGAGGTCGTTGGCAGATGA
- a CDS encoding transglycosylase SLT domain-containing protein has translation MILAPLLASLAFPSTEMAEDSGRATLFWGYLQAGDTTAAQGVLTDTSLRASPNWDKLANFLSAYVAYSDSTFSTVPTLLDLGTTDELTEHAYWLRAMALKDLGQPHLAGIYWRKLVDSDLEDYREIAVEELFADVQTQSSLDTLQTLSTIARERGVSRELRQRIDFELAGFLSLAGRHTEATEILRTVYLLSPGTGTGQDAKESLKTYAVRYGFSPTQPDWSGEWEEVERLEKTGQKAGAFNKIEELRKRGRYAANDEMMIARQVRLAIALRRHGDAKRLAEQHLKQFPNSSYRDEMLFSLTRAAYLMDEDDLAIRTAETLARTGTDKKQIGETWRLIGLLHIDRERPAEAAIAFDKWVKAAAGGDGADDALWNRGWARFLSGQYAQAAGDFVLLVKSYPKSGYVPIGLYWGSRAYDEAGNSKKSDSLCFELQHTMPFSYYSQLQCGMSPQPDPERLDYEVLSLDQLAAIGGRHTRAFAQLTAMGLWELALREWPKVEDECGQRADVAWWRPLLYWKSGQRFESWRWIIRELRDEVVSDGNRPLDFFKLWYPLDYEPLILDLCGKYHVDPYLALGVICQESHFDEKIVSPSGAIGLMQLMPATAREQARKIGQSLRTDDLYYGPRNLEIGIAHLAELMNDLGGDTVLTLCAYNAGINAARRWKNEFGTADEDVFVERIPYRETRLYVKYIMQHMAAYRRLYPNLKLSLPGNEP, from the coding sequence ATGATTCTGGCTCCGTTGCTGGCTTCGTTGGCCTTCCCGTCCACTGAGATGGCCGAAGATTCCGGGCGAGCGACCCTCTTTTGGGGCTATCTTCAGGCTGGAGATACGACCGCAGCTCAAGGCGTTCTGACGGACACCTCTTTAAGGGCCTCGCCCAATTGGGACAAACTGGCCAATTTCCTTTCTGCCTACGTAGCCTATTCGGATTCTACCTTTAGCACGGTTCCCACATTGTTGGACCTTGGCACAACCGATGAACTTACAGAGCACGCATATTGGCTGAGAGCAATGGCTCTGAAAGACCTCGGACAGCCTCATTTAGCCGGAATCTATTGGCGAAAACTTGTGGATTCAGATCTTGAAGACTACCGTGAAATCGCCGTTGAAGAGCTATTTGCGGACGTCCAAACCCAAAGTTCTCTGGATACTCTGCAGACATTGTCGACTATCGCCCGCGAGCGCGGAGTTTCCCGCGAGCTAAGGCAGCGAATTGACTTTGAGTTAGCCGGGTTTCTGAGTCTTGCGGGTAGACACACCGAAGCCACAGAGATTCTCCGAACCGTGTACTTGCTATCGCCGGGTACGGGGACTGGGCAAGATGCAAAGGAATCGTTGAAGACTTATGCCGTCCGGTACGGCTTCTCCCCGACTCAGCCGGACTGGAGCGGCGAATGGGAAGAGGTCGAGCGACTTGAGAAGACGGGACAGAAAGCCGGAGCATTCAATAAGATTGAGGAGCTCCGGAAGCGCGGCCGCTATGCCGCCAATGACGAGATGATGATTGCACGTCAAGTGCGGTTGGCGATTGCCCTGCGGCGTCACGGCGACGCCAAGCGACTGGCTGAGCAGCATCTGAAACAGTTCCCGAATTCCAGCTACCGCGACGAGATGCTTTTTTCGTTGACTCGCGCGGCTTATCTCATGGATGAGGATGATTTGGCGATCCGAACAGCCGAAACACTGGCGAGGACGGGCACGGACAAGAAACAAATTGGCGAGACGTGGAGGCTGATCGGACTTTTGCACATTGATCGCGAGCGCCCCGCGGAAGCTGCCATTGCTTTTGACAAATGGGTAAAGGCGGCGGCAGGCGGCGACGGCGCGGATGACGCTCTTTGGAATCGCGGGTGGGCAAGGTTTCTCTCTGGGCAATATGCACAAGCTGCGGGCGATTTCGTTCTTCTTGTGAAGTCCTATCCGAAATCTGGTTATGTTCCGATTGGCTTGTATTGGGGCTCTCGGGCATATGACGAAGCTGGCAACTCCAAGAAGAGTGACAGCCTTTGCTTCGAACTACAGCATACGATGCCATTTTCTTATTACTCGCAACTTCAGTGCGGCATGTCTCCTCAGCCGGATCCGGAGCGGCTCGACTATGAAGTTCTAAGTCTTGACCAGCTTGCAGCAATAGGCGGAAGGCACACGCGAGCATTTGCGCAATTAACCGCTATGGGACTCTGGGAGCTTGCGCTGCGCGAGTGGCCCAAAGTCGAAGACGAGTGCGGACAACGTGCAGACGTGGCCTGGTGGAGGCCGCTGCTTTATTGGAAATCGGGACAAAGATTCGAGTCGTGGCGATGGATAATCAGGGAACTCCGAGATGAAGTAGTTTCAGACGGAAACCGGCCGCTCGATTTCTTCAAGCTGTGGTATCCGCTCGACTATGAGCCGTTAATACTAGACCTGTGCGGCAAATACCATGTTGATCCTTATCTGGCGCTTGGTGTTATCTGCCAGGAGTCGCATTTTGACGAGAAGATTGTTAGTCCTTCAGGCGCGATTGGCTTGATGCAATTGATGCCCGCAACTGCGCGTGAGCAAGCACGTAAGATCGGGCAAAGCCTGCGCACCGACGACTTGTATTATGGTCCGCGCAATCTTGAAATCGGTATTGCGCATCTGGCGGAGTTAATGAATGATCTTGGAGGCGATACGGTATTGACCTTGTGCGCCTACAATGCCGGAATAAACGCCGCACGGCGGTGGAAAAATGAGTTTGGAACTGCTGACGAGGATGTTTTTGTCGAACGCATTCCGTATCGTGAAACGAGGCTTTACGTCAAGTATATCATGCAGCACATGGCGGCTTATCGCCGTCTCTACCCGAATTTGAAGCTATCCCTTCCGGGAAATGAACCTTAA